In the genome of Anaerolineales bacterium, one region contains:
- a CDS encoding NAD(P)H-hydrate dehydratase, with translation MERIVTCEEMRAIERTADAGGHSYAQMMDRAGEVVAQAIAERFATLDAKRVCILIGPGNNGGDGLVAGRLLADRGAQVSFYLAKPRPESDSNLAAVRKMQLLVAVAGEDQRWRVLKNLLATAEIVVDAVLGTGFRLPLQGEAQELLGMAQGELASRAPRPLVVAVDSPSGVDADSGQVAPEALAADLTITLAAVKKGLLEFPAAALTGELVVGDIGLDPEMAELKSIRAFLLEAKDLVGWLPPRPRDSHKGTFGRALVVAGSSNFPGAAALAGLGAYRVGAGLVTLAVPAPVQAGIVPLLPEATWILLPHDTGVIAAEAAPVLLREMPACDSLLIGPGLGHEATTREFLARLLGQRGKPRIGFHTSDAKGSPALPVLPPIVVDADGLTLLASLEDWPSRLPGPSVLTPHPGEMAMMTGVAKETIQGNRLESARTWAGAWRQIVVLKGAHTVVATPEGEAYVLPFATAALARGGTGDVLAGAIVGLLAQGMPPVRAALTGAYLHGLAGELAAAGVGATASVLAGDVADYLPEAIMAVLQDE, from the coding sequence GTGGAGCGGATCGTAACCTGTGAAGAGATGAGGGCGATCGAGCGTACGGCAGATGCCGGCGGCCATTCGTACGCCCAGATGATGGATCGGGCCGGAGAGGTGGTGGCGCAAGCGATCGCCGAACGCTTTGCGACCTTGGATGCGAAGCGAGTCTGCATCCTGATTGGACCAGGGAACAATGGCGGGGATGGACTGGTGGCGGGCCGGCTGCTGGCCGATCGTGGCGCCCAGGTTTCCTTCTATCTGGCGAAACCCAGACCCGAGTCCGACTCGAACCTGGCAGCAGTGCGCAAGATGCAGTTGCTCGTGGCGGTCGCGGGTGAAGACCAGCGCTGGCGGGTGCTGAAGAATCTGCTGGCCACGGCCGAGATCGTGGTGGACGCGGTGTTAGGGACGGGTTTTCGCCTGCCGCTCCAGGGTGAGGCGCAGGAGCTCCTGGGCATGGCCCAGGGCGAGCTCGCTAGCCGCGCTCCGCGACCGCTCGTGGTGGCCGTCGATTCTCCTTCCGGCGTCGACGCCGACAGCGGACAGGTGGCGCCCGAGGCGCTTGCCGCCGACCTGACGATCACCCTGGCCGCGGTCAAGAAGGGGCTGCTCGAATTCCCGGCGGCAGCGCTCACCGGGGAGCTGGTGGTGGGGGATATCGGGCTGGACCCGGAAATGGCTGAACTGAAATCCATCCGCGCCTTCCTGCTCGAGGCGAAGGATTTGGTCGGATGGCTCCCGCCGCGCCCAAGAGACTCCCACAAGGGCACGTTTGGCCGCGCCCTGGTGGTGGCTGGCTCCTCGAATTTCCCCGGGGCCGCGGCTCTTGCCGGGTTGGGAGCTTACCGGGTGGGCGCGGGGCTGGTGACCCTGGCCGTTCCCGCTCCGGTACAGGCTGGAATCGTGCCGCTGCTGCCGGAAGCAACATGGATCCTGTTGCCGCATGATACGGGCGTGATTGCGGCCGAGGCGGCCCCTGTCCTGCTGCGCGAGATGCCCGCCTGTGATTCGCTGCTGATTGGGCCGGGTCTGGGGCACGAGGCGACGACGCGGGAATTCTTGGCCAGGCTGCTCGGCCAGCGCGGCAAGCCCAGGATCGGATTCCACACCAGCGATGCGAAAGGAAGTCCGGCCCTTCCGGTTTTGCCTCCGATCGTCGTCGATGCCGACGGTCTGACGCTGCTGGCAAGCCTGGAGGACTGGCCGTCTCGGCTCCCCGGGCCGAGCGTGCTCACGCCCCATCCCGGCGAAATGGCGATGATGACTGGCGTGGCGAAGGAGACAATCCAAGGTAACCGGTTGGAGTCCGCCCGGACATGGGCCGGCGCTTGGCGCCAGATTGTTGTTCTAAAAGGCGCCCACACGGTGGTCGCCACCCCCGAGGGGGAGGCGTATGTGCTGCCGTTCGCGACAGCTGCCCTGGCCCGAGGTGGTACCGGGGACGTCCTGGCAGGCGCAATCGTCGGACTGCTCGCACAGGGGATGCCACCGGTGCGGGCTGCCCTGACCGGGGCCTATCTCCACGGGCTTGCCGGGGAGCTGGCGGCGGCTGGAGTTGGCGCAACGGCCAGCGTTCTCGCCGGCGACGTTGCGGACTATCTGCCGGAGGCGATCATGGCCGTTCTGCAGGATGAGTGA
- a CDS encoding YtxH domain-containing protein — translation MSDRGSELPAFFIGVLLGGLVGGIVAILFAPQSGQETRQLIRDKSIELKDQASEYAQQVGDKAGDFAQTAGQKAQELGQKSQVLIEEQTAKVAGKPKAT, via the coding sequence ATGTCAGACCGAGGAAGTGAACTGCCCGCCTTTTTCATAGGAGTGTTGCTTGGTGGCCTCGTCGGCGGAATTGTTGCGATCCTGTTCGCGCCGCAGTCCGGCCAGGAGACCCGCCAGCTCATTCGGGACAAGAGCATCGAGTTGAAGGATCAGGCCTCAGAGTACGCCCAGCAGGTCGGCGACAAAGCCGGCGATTTTGCCCAGACCGCCGGGCAGAAGGCCCAGGAGCTTGGCCAGAAGAGCCAGGTCCTGATCGAAGAGCAGACGGCCAAGGTGGCGGGCAAGCCCAAAGCCACCTAG